The DNA window GCATCGACTCTCAATTTCACTGTTGAAGAGCATTCTTTACAGGCCATCCAACAGGAGGCAGAAAGAATCAAGATTGTTTCTATGGAAAGGATTATGGTGGAATTTAATAAAATCATGCTTTCCGAAAAACCTTCTGTAGGATTAAGATTAATGGAACAGACCGGTCTTTTAAAACTCATTATTCCTGAGCTGCTTGAGCTTAAAGGTGTAGAGGAAGTGGAAGGGCAAACGCATAAGGACAATTTTTACCATACGTTGGAAGTAGTAGATAATATTTCTGTAAATACAGACAATCTATGGTTACGCTGGTCTGCATTACTTCACGATATAGGAAAAGCGCCAACTAAAAAATTTGTAGAAGGAACAGGCTGGACTTTCCATGGGCATGAATTTTTAGGATCTAAAATGGTAAAAACTCTCTTCCAGAGACTCAAATTGCCATTAGGAAGTGATATGAAATATGTACAAAAGATGGTAAAACTTTCATCCAGACCCATCGCTTTGATTACAGATGATGCTTCAGACTCTGCATTAAGAAGGCTTTTATTCGATGCCGGTGAAAACCTTGAAGATCTTTTCACTCTTTGTAAAGCGGATATTACCACTAAAAATTCTAAAAAACAGGAGAAATTTAAACGAAATTTCGAATATGTTGCGGTCAAGATCAAGGAAGTAGAAGAAAAAGATCAGGTAAGAAATTTCCAGCCTCCCATTACCGGTGAAGAGATTATGGAAATGTTTAATCTGAAACCTGGACGCGAAATTGGTATCTTAAAGGAAAAGGTAAAAGAAGCGATTCTTGAAGGCGAGATTCCTAATGAAAAAGAAGAAGCTACCCAATTTGTGATTGCAGAAGCAGAAAAACTGGGATTAAAAATATAAGTATAGCACAGCTATATTGTCAAAAGCTCCGGCGGGATTTCATCCCGCCGGAGCTTTTATTTTCAATCTAATTTATTGAAAATAAAGCCGGCCGGTTTCTTCGAAACCGGCCGGAAAAAAACACAAATGATGAAAAAAAATAAAAAATTATTGAGTGTACGCCGAAGCGTAACTTTTAGTTTTTATAGAAACCGTTAGTACCGATTCCTGCGGTAAAGTTTAACAATAAAGTACCACTGGTAGCATTGTAAATATTTACTTTACTGTCTGCTGTAAAGCTTGCATCAGAGGCAAAAATCTTACCGTCAATAACGTCAAATCCGTATACATTCCCTGTTGCCGTTACGATAGGAACTGTTGGAAGAGTTGTTGTTCCAATTGTCATTCCGTAGATTTTATTGGTATCGGTGATGAAATAGAACTTGTTATCAGCTGCTCTTAGCTTTTGAACCTTTGGAATAGCTGTAAGAGTTGTTGTAGTATATGTTCCATCCGCTGTATTCAGCTTATAAATATATGAATTGGTATTATCAGAAGCCAATGCATAAGCATTTCCCTGATAGGAAATAAGATCTCTGATAATTCCGTTTGTCGGAAGATTAATCACCTGACTTACGGTATTTGAAGATGGGTTTACCACAGTTACAGTGTATCCCGTTGGGATTGGGTTCCAGCTTGCATCATATCCTATTCCGTCAGTTTGTACAACAATTTTCCCTGCTGCTTCCACTACTTTTTCTGCAGCATTAGTAAAATCAATACTTTTCACAAAAGAGTTGTCAGCAACGTTATACACGTTAAGCTTTCTTTTTCCTGTATCAAAATTATTGTTGGTTACATAATATTGATTCCCGGAAAAAGCAATACCTCTGGCACCATCAAGATTAGTTGTTACTGTAGTTTGTTTTTTGAAAGT is part of the Chryseobacterium lactis genome and encodes:
- a CDS encoding CCA tRNA nucleotidyltransferase translates to MKINLNQNKNLKLFKIISEAAERNNQSVYIVGGYVRDLLMKRKASTDIDFVTEQSGIELAQNVAADIDPKLKVSVFKTYGTAMIKYKELELEFVGARKESYTENSRKPEVEGGTLEDDQKRRDFTINAMAISLNKDNFGELIDPFNGIEDLEKEILRTPLEPAQTYSDDPLRMMRALRFASTLNFTVEEHSLQAIQQEAERIKIVSMERIMVEFNKIMLSEKPSVGLRLMEQTGLLKLIIPELLELKGVEEVEGQTHKDNFYHTLEVVDNISVNTDNLWLRWSALLHDIGKAPTKKFVEGTGWTFHGHEFLGSKMVKTLFQRLKLPLGSDMKYVQKMVKLSSRPIALITDDASDSALRRLLFDAGENLEDLFTLCKADITTKNSKKQEKFKRNFEYVAVKIKEVEEKDQVRNFQPPITGEEIMEMFNLKPGREIGILKEKVKEAILEGEIPNEKEEATQFVIAEAEKLGLKI
- a CDS encoding YncE family protein, whose product is MNIRKILPLAFASMLLFNVSCSSDSSEMITMPTTLENGVLISNEGGFTTPTADVSFVSNNLSYGFNKVYSTANNEQLGKVLQTIGFNGSNAYLVSNIPNKIDIVNRYTFKKQTTVTTNLDGARGIAFSGNQYYVTNNNFDTGKRKLNVYNVADNSFVKSIDFTNAAEKVVEAAGKIVVQTDGIGYDASWNPIPTGYTVTVVNPSSNTVSQVINLPTNGIIRDLISYQGNAYALASDNTNSYIYKLNTADGTYTTTTLTAIPKVQKLRAADNKFYFITDTNKIYGMTIGTTTLPTVPIVTATGNVYGFDVIDGKIFASDASFTADSKVNIYNATSGTLLLNFTAGIGTNGFYKN